The following coding sequences are from one Pigmentibacter sp. JX0631 window:
- the carA gene encoding glutamine-hydrolyzing carbamoyl-phosphate synthase small subunit, which translates to MQASLLLEDGSYFHGQSIGFPMETSGEIVFNTAMTGYEEVLSDPSYLGQIVLFTNSYIGNTGITLDDLESKHMYAEALICKNIPAYADNYRSKKSLHEFLYNQKKSAIFDLDTRLLVQKIRDSGCLYGIISTTDNDIISLKEKLKHTQKKNLANTVSIYSKTENNHCITTKDQEKKYKVAVFDFGIKQGILECLSNLGCDISLIQYPFSIEALDAIQPDGIFFSNGSGDPNILASETSILENMQKILIKYPCFGICLGHQLIGLSFGAKINKLNNGHHAINHPVKSFLTVPHKVMITSQNHNFVVDIENIKNEFEITHLHLNDNTLAGMKHKFLPIYSVQFHPEANPGPRDAEEIFLYFIELMNTFKKEKNNA; encoded by the coding sequence ATGCAGGCATCTTTATTATTAGAAGATGGCTCCTATTTTCATGGCCAAAGTATTGGATTTCCAATGGAAACCAGCGGAGAAATCGTTTTTAATACTGCTATGACTGGATATGAAGAAGTTTTGTCTGACCCTTCGTATTTAGGACAAATTGTTCTTTTTACTAATAGTTATATTGGAAATACAGGCATTACTCTCGATGATTTAGAATCAAAACATATGTATGCAGAAGCATTAATTTGCAAGAATATTCCTGCTTATGCTGACAATTATCGTTCAAAAAAATCCTTGCATGAATTTTTATATAATCAAAAAAAGTCTGCCATTTTTGATCTTGATACCAGATTATTAGTGCAAAAAATTCGAGATTCAGGCTGCCTTTATGGAATCATTTCAACTACAGATAATGACATCATTTCTTTGAAAGAAAAATTGAAACATACCCAGAAAAAAAACTTAGCAAATACTGTTTCTATTTATAGCAAAACAGAAAATAATCACTGCATTACTACAAAAGATCAAGAAAAAAAATACAAAGTAGCTGTTTTTGATTTTGGAATAAAACAAGGAATTCTTGAATGTTTATCTAATTTAGGATGCGATATCTCGCTTATCCAATACCCTTTTTCTATTGAAGCTTTAGATGCCATCCAACCGGATGGCATTTTTTTTAGCAATGGTTCAGGAGACCCAAATATTTTAGCAAGTGAAACAAGTATTTTAGAAAACATGCAAAAAATCTTAATAAAATATCCTTGCTTTGGTATTTGCCTTGGACATCAATTGATTGGTCTGAGTTTTGGAGCAAAAATTAACAAGCTAAACAATGGACATCATGCTATAAATCACCCAGTAAAATCATTTCTTACAGTACCTCATAAGGTCATGATAACTTCACAAAATCATAATTTTGTAGTTGATATCGAAAACATAAAAAACGAATTTGAAATAACTCATCTCCATTTAAACGATAATACTCTGGCAGGAATGAAGCATAAATTTTTGCCAATTTATTCAGTTCAATTTCATCCTGAAGCAAATCCTGGCCCAAGAGATGCAGAAGAAATATTTCTATACTTTATTGAATTGATGAATACTTTTAAAAAAGAGAAAAATAATGCCTAA